In one Brassica oleracea var. oleracea cultivar TO1000 chromosome C9, BOL, whole genome shotgun sequence genomic region, the following are encoded:
- the LOC106315600 gene encoding vesicle transport v-SNARE 13: MSRVFEGYERQYCEISANLSKKCTSAIALDGEQKKQKLSEIKSGVEDAETLIKKMDLEVRSLPPSVKSSLLVKLREYKSDLNNFKTEVKRITSGHLNASARDELLEAGMADTVTASADQRSRLMMSTDRLGRTTDRIKDSRKTMLETEELGVSILQDLHGQRQSLLRAHETLHGVDDNVGKSKKILTAMTRRMNRNKWTIGAIITVLVLAIIFILYFKLTR; encoded by the exons ATGAGTCGCGTGTTCGAAGGATACGAGAGGCAATACTGTGAGATTTCTGCAAATCTCTCCAAGAAATGTACTTCAGCTATTGCTCTTGATGGAG AACAAAAGAAGCAGAAGCTGTCTGAAATCAAATCCGGAGTTGAGGATGCGGAAACATTG ATTAAGAAGATGGACCTTGAGGTGAGAAGCCTTCCACCAAGTGTTAAATCCAGCCTCCTTGTGAAACTAAGAGAATACAAATCAGACCTGAATAACTTCAAGACTGAAGTGAAGAGAATTACTTCTGGGCACCTAAACGCATCTGCTCGAGACGAGTTGCTAGAAGCTGGTATGGCAGACACTGTGACG GCTTCAGCTGATCAAAGATCGAGATTGATGATGTCAACAGACCGTTTAGGCAGAACCACAGACAGAATCAAGGACAGCCGGAAAACGATGCTGGAGACTGAGGAGCTTGGTGTTTCAATCCTTCAGGATTTGCATGGACAGAGACAGTCTCTTTTACGCGCACATGAGACGCTTCATGGAGTTGATGATAACGTGGGGAAGAGCAAGAAGATATTGACAGCAATGACGAGGAGGATGAATAGGAACAAGTGGACCATTGGGGCTATCATCACGGTCCTTGTCCTTGCTATTATCTTCATCTTGTATTTCAAACTCACCAGGTGA
- the LOC106313738 gene encoding chorismate mutase 1, chloroplastic-like → MESSLLSMRSSCYSPAIGFLDHRRVLPPPQLSKPSFSVLSSLPPSKPPRYRTSSVHAVTTLNGYESTRKKRVDESESLTLEGIRNSLIRQEDSIIFGLLERAKYCYNEDTYDPTAFDMDGFKGSLVEYMVKGTETLHAKVGRFQSPDEHPYFPEDLPEPMLPPLQYPKVLHFAADSININKKIWNMYFRDLLPRLVRKGDDGNYGSTAVCDAICLQSLSKRIHYGKFVAEAKFQASPEAYESAIKAQDKVALMDMLTFPTVEEAVKKRVEMKTRTYGQEVKVGIEEKEEEVDESHVYKISPILVGHLYGDWIMPLTKEVQVEYLLRRLD, encoded by the exons ATGGAGTCGTCACTGTTGTCGATGAGATCATCTTGTTACTCCCCTGCGATTGGGTTCCTCGACCATCGACGCGTGCTACCCCCTCCTCAGTTATCCAAACCTTCCTTCTCTGTCCTCTCTTCTCTTCCTCCCTCAAAGCCACCACGCTACAGAACAAGCTCCGTTCACGCCGTCACGACCCTCAACGGGTACGAATCAACAAGAAAGAAACGAGTGGACGAAAGCGAGAGCTTAACTCTCGAAGGCATACGAAACTCTTTGATCCGACAAGAGGACAGTATTATATTCGGTCTGCTAGAGAGAGCCAAGTACTGTTACAACGAAGATACATATGATCCCACTGCTTTCGACATGGACGGATTCAAAGGCTCTCTGGTTGAGTACATGGTCAAAGGCACTGAGACGCTTCACGCTAAG GTTGGTAGGTTCCAGAGCCCTGATGAACATCCTTACTTCCCTGAGGATTTGCCAGAGCCTATGTTGCCTCCTCTCCAGTACCCGAAG GTTTTGCATTTTGCTGCTGACTCGATCAACATAAACAAGAAGATATGGAACATGTACTTTAGAGACCTTCTCCCAAGGCTAGTGAGGAAAGGGGATGATGGTAACTACGGTTCAACAGCTGTGTGTGACGCTATCTGTCTTCAG TCTCTTTCAAAGAGGATCCATTATGGTAAGTTTGTGGCAGAGGCCAAGTTCCAAGCGTCGCCTGAGGCATATGAGTCCGCCATCAAAGCACAA GATAAGGTTGCGTTGATGGATATGCTGACGTTCCCGACGGTGGAGGAGGCGGTGAAGAAGAGAGTTGAGATGAAAACACGAACATACGGGCAAGAAGTGAAAGTGGGCATAGAGGAGAAAGAAGAAGAGGTTGATGAGTCTCATGTTTACAAAATCAGTCCTATCTTGGTGGGGCACTTGTATGGAGATTGGATTATGCCTTTGACAAAAGAAGTTCAAGTGGAGTACTTGCTCAGAAGATTAGACTGA